The following are encoded together in the Daucus carota subsp. sativus chromosome 5, DH1 v3.0, whole genome shotgun sequence genome:
- the LOC108223247 gene encoding calcium-dependent protein kinase 1, producing the protein MGNTCVGPSIGKNGFLQSVSAAVWRTRPDEALAVGNEVETINQAPVYDAEPESPVQSKPPEQMSIPKSEKKEVAKPKKPQMKRVPSAGLRTDSVLQRKTGNLKEVFSLGKKLGQGQFGITFLCVEKATGKEYACKSIAKRKLLTDEDVEDVRREIQIMHHLAGHPNVISIKGAYEDAVSVHVVMELCAGGELFDRIIQRGHYTERKAAELTRTIVGVVEECHSLGVMHRDLKPENFLLVDKKEDALLKTIDFGLSIFFKPGETFSDVVGSPYYVAPEVLRKRYGPEADVWSAGVMVYILLSGVPPFWDETEQGIFDQVLHGDLDFSSDPWPSISESAKDLVRKMLVRDPKRRLTAHEVLCHPWVQVDGVAPDKPLDSAVVSRIKQFSAMNKLKKMALRVIAESLSEEEIAGLKQMFEMIDTDNSGHITFEELKAGISRIGSNLKESEIYDLMQAADVDKSGTIDYGEFVAATLHLNKVEKEDHLFAAFSYFDKDGSGYITQDELQQACEEFGIEDTRLEEMIREADQDNDGRIDYNEFVTMMHGGNAGHVAKKGLENSFSIKFKEAIKH; encoded by the exons ATGGGTAATACCTGTGTGGGGCCAAGTATTGGTAAAAATGGTTTCTTGCAATCAGTTTCTGCAGCAGTTTGGCGAACCCGGCCGGATGAGGCATTGGCTGTAGGTAATGAGGTAGAAACTATTAATCAAGCACCAGTTTATGATGCGGAACCGGAGTCACCAGTTCAAAGTAAGCCACCAGAGCAGATGTCGATTCCAAaatcagaaaagaaagaggTGGCAAAACCTAAGAAGCCCCAAATGAAGAGGGTGCCTAGTGCAGGACTTAGGACTGATTCGGTTTTACAAAGAAAGACAGGGAATTTGAAAGAAGTGTTTAGTTTAGGGAAGAAGCTAGGGCAAGGGCAATTTGGGATCACATTTTTATGTGTGGAGAAAGCGACAGGGAAAGAATATGCTTGTAAATCGATTGCAAAGAGGAAGTTGTTGACTGATGAGGATGTTGAGGATGTGAGAAGGGAGATTCAGATAATGCACCACTTGGCAGGGCATCCGAATGTTATATCTATTAAAGGGGCTTATGAGGATGCTGTTTCAGTTCATGTTGTAATGGAGTTGTGTGCCGGGGGTGAACTTTTTGATAGGATTATTCAAAGGGGGCATTATACAGAAAGAAAAGCAGCTGAACTTACTAGAACTATTGTTGGGGTTGTCGAGGAGTGTCATTCTTTAGGAGTTATGCATCGTGATCTGAAACCGGAAAATTTTCTACTTGTTGACAAGAAGGAGGATGCACTACTCAAGACCATTGACTTTGGGCTGTCTATTTTCTTCAAACCAG GAGAAACCTTCAGTGACGTTGTTGGTAGCCCATATTATGTTGCTCCAGAAGTTCTTCGAAAGCGCTATGGTCCTGAAGCTGATGTCTGGAGTGCTGGGGTTATGGTTTATATCCTACTAAGCGGAGTTCCACCTTTTTGGGATG AGACCGAGCAAGGAATATTTGACCAGGTGCTGCACGGTGATCTTGACTTCTCATCAGATCCTTGGCCAAGTATTTCAGAAAGTGCCAAAGATTTGGTGAGGAAAATGTTAGTTCGAGACCCTAAAAGGCGCCTAACTGCACATGAAGTTCTGT GTCATCCATGGGTTCAAGTTGATGGAGTGGCTCCCGACAAACCCCTGGACTCAGCTGTCGTAAGTCGCATAAAACAATTCTCTGCCATGAACAAGCTCAAGAAGATGGCTCTTAGG GTCATTGCAGAGAGCCTATCTGAAGAAGAAATAGCTGGATTAAAACAAATGTTTGAGATGATAGACACAGATAATAGTGGTCATATTACTTTCGAAGAACTGAAGGCAGGAATAAGTAGGATTGGTTCAAACCTAAAAGAATCTGAGATATATGATCTAATGCAAGCG GCAGATGTTGATAAAAGTGGAACAATCGACTATGGGGAATTTGTAGCTGCGACATTGCATCTTAACAAGGTTGAAAAAGAGGATCATCTCTTTGCGGCTTTCTCCTATTTTGACAAGGATGGAAGTGGTTATATCACCCAAGACGAGCTTCAACAAGCCTGTGAAGAATTCGGGATAGAAGATACACGTCTAGAAGAAATGATCAGAGAAGCTGATCAGGATAAC GATGGACGGATAGATTACAATGAGTTTGTGACAATGATGCATGGAGGAAATGCAGGACATGTTGCCAAGAAAGGTTTAGAAAATAGTTTCAGCATCAAGTTCAAAGAAGCAATTAAACACTAG